A single region of the Biomaibacter acetigenes genome encodes:
- a CDS encoding calcium-transporting P-type ATPase, PMR1-type has translation MENKKWYTLEKKDVSKVLKTHLENGLSSEQAQEKLKSHGYNELVGKRGQTIWEMLLEQFKDFLVLILIAASLVSILIGEVTDSAVIILIVILNAVLGVIQESRASKALEALKKMAAPEAKVIRDGHIKEIPARELVPGDLVLLEAGNYVPADLRLVESMNLKIDEASLTGESVPVEKNADIVFQEEVPLGDRTNSAFMGTVVSYGRGKGVVVSTGMNTEIGMIAEMLESYQEEDTPLQKKLAELGKILGIASLAICGVVFLLGLLRGVPVLEMFMTAVSLAVAAIPEGLPAIVTIVLALGMQRMVKRHSIIKKLHAVETLGSTTVICSDKTGTLTQNEMTATRIYTDGKMYSLSGEGYRPYGEFTFDNSKIDPKADAHLQLLLTIGTLCNDAKLEESGTEKDNEKSWRILGDPTEGALVVAAAKAGIYTSDLEKTMPRLQEIPFDSDRKRMTTFHPAGQGYVAYIKGAPDVMLNLSTTIYKSGKVVPITDEDRKNILEANHHMATQALRVLAIAYKDVNAIPQEPDPADIEKDMTFVGLIGMIDPARPEAREAIRVCKGAGIRPVMITGDYKDTAVAIAKELGMLEDESRVLTGAELDTLSDEELTAAAKDVSVYARVSPVHKLKIVDAIKKNGHIVAMTGDGVNDAPALKKADIGVAMGITGTDVAKETADMILTDDNFASIVAAVEEGRVIYSNIRKFIFFLLSCNIAEILIIFVAMLIGLPVPLKPIQLLWLNLLTDAFPALALGMEKKEPNIMNRPPRKPDEPIMDTRMKWQIAIQSTFMTVSVLGVFIYALKFTNGVEAARTYAFATLIFSELLRAYTSRSETYSVFSIGFFANKFMVGGTVISFLLLLIVLYVPYLRGVFDTTFLSFYDWDIIVAFGLIPFVAAEVSKIFLRRN, from the coding sequence TTGGAAAACAAAAAGTGGTATACACTGGAGAAAAAAGATGTTTCGAAAGTTTTAAAAACCCACCTGGAAAATGGCCTTTCTTCCGAACAAGCTCAGGAAAAGTTGAAGTCCCATGGTTACAATGAACTTGTGGGTAAGAGAGGCCAGACCATATGGGAAATGCTTCTGGAACAATTCAAGGATTTTCTGGTACTTATTTTGATTGCGGCAAGTTTAGTTTCCATACTCATCGGAGAGGTGACTGATTCTGCCGTAATCATACTTATTGTTATATTAAATGCCGTTCTGGGTGTAATTCAGGAGTCACGAGCCAGTAAAGCTCTCGAGGCATTGAAAAAAATGGCGGCTCCTGAAGCAAAGGTAATTCGCGATGGACACATTAAAGAAATCCCTGCGCGAGAACTGGTCCCCGGCGACCTGGTCCTTCTAGAGGCAGGAAATTATGTGCCGGCGGATTTGCGCCTGGTAGAGAGCATGAATTTGAAGATCGATGAGGCTTCCCTTACCGGTGAATCCGTTCCCGTAGAAAAAAATGCTGATATAGTGTTTCAGGAAGAGGTGCCTCTTGGGGATAGGACAAATTCTGCTTTTATGGGAACGGTGGTTAGCTACGGCAGGGGTAAAGGCGTGGTAGTATCCACCGGTATGAACACTGAGATAGGCATGATTGCCGAAATGCTTGAGTCCTATCAGGAAGAAGATACTCCCCTGCAGAAAAAACTCGCCGAACTCGGTAAAATATTGGGCATTGCCAGCCTCGCCATTTGCGGGGTAGTGTTCCTGCTGGGGCTTTTAAGAGGAGTTCCAGTACTGGAAATGTTCATGACTGCAGTGAGTCTCGCCGTGGCTGCCATACCCGAGGGACTGCCGGCCATTGTGACCATAGTGCTGGCCCTCGGCATGCAGCGCATGGTTAAACGCCATTCCATAATCAAAAAGCTTCATGCCGTTGAAACCCTGGGCAGCACCACGGTTATATGTTCCGATAAGACCGGAACACTTACTCAAAATGAGATGACCGCCACCAGGATTTATACCGATGGAAAAATGTATTCATTATCGGGCGAAGGTTACCGCCCTTACGGTGAATTCACTTTTGACAATTCCAAAATAGATCCAAAGGCGGATGCTCATCTTCAGCTTTTGCTTACCATCGGAACACTCTGTAATGATGCAAAGCTGGAGGAAAGCGGTACCGAAAAGGATAACGAGAAATCCTGGCGCATACTGGGGGACCCCACGGAAGGCGCCCTGGTGGTCGCTGCCGCAAAGGCAGGTATTTACACATCGGACCTGGAAAAAACCATGCCGCGCCTTCAGGAAATACCCTTTGATTCCGATAGAAAGCGTATGACCACCTTCCATCCGGCCGGGCAGGGATATGTTGCCTATATAAAAGGCGCTCCGGATGTAATGCTAAATTTATCCACAACGATTTATAAATCGGGCAAGGTGGTGCCCATCACCGATGAGGACAGAAAAAATATTTTAGAGGCAAACCACCATATGGCCACCCAGGCGCTTAGAGTTCTGGCCATTGCATATAAGGATGTCAACGCTATCCCTCAGGAACCGGACCCCGCGGATATTGAAAAAGACATGACCTTTGTGGGACTGATAGGCATGATAGATCCGGCAAGGCCTGAAGCCAGAGAAGCCATAAGGGTGTGTAAAGGCGCCGGCATCCGCCCGGTGATGATAACCGGAGACTACAAAGATACGGCCGTTGCCATAGCAAAAGAGTTAGGAATGCTCGAAGACGAGTCAAGAGTTTTAACAGGGGCAGAACTGGATACGCTGAGCGATGAGGAATTGACCGCGGCGGCAAAAGATGTTTCAGTTTATGCCAGGGTCTCTCCTGTTCACAAGCTCAAAATCGTGGATGCTATAAAGAAAAACGGTCATATTGTCGCCATGACCGGTGACGGAGTAAATGATGCGCCGGCTTTAAAGAAAGCGGATATCGGTGTAGCCATGGGTATCACGGGCACCGATGTGGCCAAAGAAACTGCCGACATGATTTTGACCGATGATAATTTTGCCAGCATTGTGGCGGCGGTAGAGGAAGGAAGGGTCATATACTCCAATATACGCAAATTCATATTCTTCCTTCTGTCATGCAATATAGCCGAGATATTGATTATATTCGTAGCAATGCTTATAGGTTTGCCCGTGCCTTTAAAACCCATACAGCTTTTGTGGTTGAACCTGCTGACAGACGCCTTCCCGGCCCTGGCGCTGGGTATGGAAAAGAAAGAGCCCAATATCATGAACAGGCCGCCGCGGAAGCCCGATGAACCAATAATGGATACCCGCATGAAGTGGCAGATAGCTATCCAGAGTACTTTCATGACCGTATCGGTCCTTGGTGTTTTCATATATGCATTAAAATTTACAAACGGTGTCGAAGCCGCACGCACCTATGCCTTTGCAACACTAATCTTCAGTGAACTCCTGCGGGCATATACATCCCGCTCCGAAACCTACTCGGTATTCAGCATAGGCTTTTTTGCAAATAAATTTATGGTTGGCGGTACCGTCATATCTTTCTTACTACTATTGATTGTTCTATACGTTCCGTATTTAAGAGGAGTATTCGATACCACATTCCTGTCATTCTACGATTGGGATATAATAGTGGCCTTTGGTTTAATACCCTTTGTAGCTGCCGAAGTGAGCAAGATTTTTCTCAGAAGGAATTAA
- a CDS encoding Fur family transcriptional regulator translates to MELAEKQDEKNRRIKLIEEKLKGKECKLTPQRRATLDVLLENQSKHLSTEEIYGLVKEKFPDVGLATIYRTLQLFDDFDIIKKLNFGDGCYRYELSEDQKHQHHHLICIKCGKVLEFDDDFLDELEQKIEIGNDFKVVDHVVKFLGYCKECQQTYDK, encoded by the coding sequence GTGGAATTAGCAGAAAAACAAGATGAAAAAAATCGCCGCATAAAACTGATTGAGGAAAAACTAAAGGGAAAAGAATGTAAACTTACTCCTCAGAGAAGAGCTACACTGGATGTACTTTTAGAAAACCAGTCAAAACACCTGAGCACGGAAGAAATTTACGGTCTTGTTAAAGAAAAGTTTCCCGATGTAGGTCTTGCCACCATTTACAGGACTCTTCAGTTATTCGATGACTTCGATATAATAAAGAAACTCAATTTCGGAGATGGGTGTTATAGATACGAGTTAAGCGAGGATCAAAAACACCAGCACCATCACCTTATATGCATTAAATGCGGCAAAGTTTTAGAATTTGATGATGACTTTCTCGACGAACTGGAACAAAAAATTGAAATAGGCAATGACTTTAAAGTAGTAGACCATGTGGTCAAATTCCTTGGATACTGCAAGGAATGTCAGCAAACGTATGATAAATAA
- the serA gene encoding phosphoglycerate dehydrogenase yields the protein MKILVSDDIAQEGIDILNQEYQVDVKTKLSEDELVEIIGSYDALVVRSATKVTAKIMENSNLKVIGRAGVGVDNIDLEAATKKGILVVNAPEGNTTAASEHTIALLMALARNIPEAVRSLKNKVWDRKRFMGIELNGKTLGVVGLGRIGREVAKKAIGLGMNILAYDPYIIKQQVENIDIKVVDLDSVLKEADFITFHVPLTKSTYHMVGEKEFSMMKDGVMLINCARGGIIDEEALYEALKSGKVAGCALDVFEKEPPLESPLLDLPNLIATPHLGASTQEAQVSVAVDVAKDVIRALKGEMVKNPVNMVHIRPEEYSEIRPFVDLAEKMGSFYTQLRNGRISEVEMIYTGKIERMDVKMITTAGIKGILSNILQTPANLVNAPFLARERGIKIIEKKINQEQDAPGVVTMKVTTDKGVGSVTGTVQANADERIVAVDEYKIDLIPRGNILLTFHRDRPGIVGKVGTLLGKNDINIAYMQLGRKSYRGEALMALGVDENLPDDILSEIRKIDGMENAVLIKF from the coding sequence GTGAAAATTCTGGTAAGCGATGATATTGCACAGGAAGGCATTGATATTTTAAATCAGGAATACCAGGTGGATGTAAAAACAAAGTTGAGCGAAGACGAACTGGTGGAAATAATTGGTAGTTATGATGCCCTTGTGGTAAGAAGCGCCACAAAGGTAACAGCTAAAATCATGGAAAACAGCAATTTGAAAGTGATAGGGCGGGCCGGGGTAGGAGTGGATAATATAGACCTGGAAGCCGCGACTAAAAAGGGAATTCTGGTGGTTAACGCTCCTGAAGGTAATACCACAGCTGCCAGCGAACATACCATTGCTTTGTTGATGGCCTTGGCCAGGAACATTCCCGAGGCGGTCCGGAGTTTAAAGAATAAAGTATGGGACAGAAAGAGATTTATGGGAATCGAGTTGAATGGAAAAACCCTGGGGGTAGTTGGCCTTGGCAGAATAGGCAGGGAAGTGGCCAAAAAGGCCATCGGCCTTGGCATGAATATACTGGCCTACGACCCGTATATTATCAAGCAGCAGGTAGAGAATATTGATATCAAGGTAGTAGATCTGGATAGCGTATTAAAAGAGGCGGATTTTATAACCTTTCATGTGCCGCTGACTAAGAGCACATACCATATGGTGGGCGAAAAAGAGTTTTCCATGATGAAGGATGGTGTAATGCTCATAAACTGCGCCAGGGGAGGTATTATCGATGAAGAAGCTCTCTATGAAGCATTGAAATCGGGCAAAGTAGCCGGATGCGCCTTAGATGTCTTTGAAAAGGAACCTCCGCTGGAAAGCCCATTGCTGGATTTGCCCAATTTGATAGCCACACCGCATCTGGGCGCTTCCACGCAAGAAGCCCAGGTGAGTGTGGCCGTAGATGTGGCAAAGGATGTAATAAGGGCATTAAAGGGAGAAATGGTCAAAAACCCTGTCAATATGGTGCACATTCGGCCGGAAGAATACAGTGAAATCAGGCCTTTTGTGGATCTCGCCGAAAAAATGGGATCTTTTTATACGCAGCTCAGAAATGGCAGGATCAGCGAAGTGGAAATGATATATACGGGTAAAATTGAGAGAATGGATGTAAAAATGATTACTACAGCCGGCATTAAGGGAATACTGTCAAATATACTGCAGACTCCGGCAAATTTAGTGAATGCTCCATTCCTTGCCCGGGAGCGGGGAATCAAAATAATTGAAAAAAAGATAAACCAGGAACAGGATGCCCCGGGTGTAGTAACTATGAAGGTAACCACAGATAAAGGCGTGGGTTCTGTCACCGGGACGGTTCAGGCTAATGCTGACGAAAGGATTGTTGCCGTGGATGAATATAAAATAGACTTGATTCCCAGGGGAAATATTCTTCTTACATTCCACAGGGACAGACCCGGCATTGTAGGTAAAGTGGGAACACTCCTGGGCAAAAATGATATTAATATTGCATACATGCAGCTTGGTAGAAAGTCATATCGCGGAGAAGCGCTGATGGCTCTAGGAGTAGATGAAAATTTGCCCGATGATATATTGAGTGAAATAAGAAAAATTGATGGTATGGAAAATGCGGTTTTGATAAAATTCTAG